One segment of Corynebacterium caspium DSM 44850 DNA contains the following:
- the rpmI gene encoding 50S ribosomal protein L35, whose translation MKQKTHKGTAKRVKVTGSGKLRREQANRRHLLEGKPSTRTRRLKGTTEVAKADTKRIKRLLGKA comes from the coding sequence ATGAAGCAGAAGACCCACAAGGGTACCGCCAAGCGCGTGAAGGTAACGGGTTCCGGCAAGCTCCGTCGTGAGCAGGCCAACCGCCGCCACCTTCTCGAAGGCAAGCCTTCAACTCGCACTCGTCGCCTGAAGGGCACCACAGAAGTGGCCAAGGCTGACACCAAGCGCATCAAGCGCCTACTGGGCAAAGCTTAA
- a CDS encoding TrmH family RNA methyltransferase has product MDLDFENPYTERTPRVVAAAKLHRGNARRKAKAFIVEGENSVEAAIATGAAKDLFVTAEAAERFAEIVKTARYLDVFIHPITAKAADTLADTVSSPGIFAVCSPVLWSMRNSLKRPRLVSVPVETRDPGNAGTLIRISDAVGADAVIFAGDTVDPQASKVVRSSAGSLFHLPVARERDIHRVLGSLQNQGLQILATAADGELSLDDAEEVLAKPTAWLFGNEAHGLSEELAARADHRIAIPIRGSAESLNLATAAAICLYESARVQARSEREFRSSI; this is encoded by the coding sequence ATGGATCTGGATTTCGAAAACCCCTATACCGAGCGCACTCCTCGGGTGGTAGCGGCAGCTAAACTGCACCGCGGCAATGCCCGTCGTAAAGCTAAAGCTTTTATTGTTGAAGGCGAAAACTCAGTGGAAGCTGCCATTGCTACCGGTGCCGCTAAAGACTTATTTGTGACTGCAGAGGCCGCAGAACGTTTCGCTGAGATTGTGAAAACCGCCCGCTATTTGGATGTTTTTATTCACCCGATAACTGCCAAAGCTGCCGATACTTTAGCTGACACGGTAAGTTCTCCCGGAATATTTGCGGTGTGCTCACCAGTGCTATGGAGTATGCGAAATTCTCTTAAACGCCCGCGTCTAGTCTCAGTACCAGTGGAAACCAGAGATCCAGGGAATGCAGGTACTTTAATTCGTATCTCTGATGCAGTTGGAGCAGATGCGGTGATTTTTGCCGGAGACACTGTTGACCCGCAAGCTTCTAAAGTTGTGCGTTCCTCTGCCGGCTCGCTTTTCCATCTTCCGGTAGCTCGTGAAAGAGACATCCATCGGGTATTGGGGAGCCTGCAAAACCAAGGCCTGCAGATTCTTGCCACTGCTGCCGATGGCGAATTAAGCCTTGATGACGCAGAAGAGGTATTGGCTAAGCCCACCGCCTGGCTTTTTGGAAATGAAGCTCACGGGCTTAGTGAAGAACTGGCGGCACGAGCAGACCATCGCATCGCAATTCCTATTCGAGGAAGTGCAGAATCTCTAAATCTTGCTACTGCTGCAGCTATTTGCCTATATGAATCAGCACGCGTACAAGCCCGATCTGAACGCGAATTTCGCAGCAGTATATAG
- the rplT gene encoding 50S ribosomal protein L20 — protein sequence MARVKRSVNAKKKRREILNSAKGYRGQRSRLYRKAKEQWLHSMTYAYNDRRKRKNEFRKLWIQRINAAARMNGITYNRLIQGLRLAEIEVDRKILAELAVNDFDTFSAICESAKKALPADVNAPKAS from the coding sequence GTGGCACGTGTTAAGCGGTCAGTGAACGCTAAAAAGAAGCGTCGCGAAATTCTGAACTCAGCTAAGGGCTACCGCGGTCAACGCTCACGCCTTTACCGTAAGGCTAAAGAGCAGTGGCTGCACTCTATGACTTACGCTTATAACGATCGTCGTAAGCGTAAGAATGAGTTCCGCAAGCTATGGATCCAGCGCATCAATGCAGCTGCTCGCATGAATGGCATCACCTACAACCGACTCATCCAGGGCTTGCGTCTTGCTGAGATCGAGGTAGACCGTAAGATTCTTGCCGAGTTGGCTGTCAATGATTTTGACACTTTCTCCGCTATCTGCGAATCTGCTAAAAAGGCTCTGCCTGCCGACGTTAACGCGCCGAAGGCTTCCTAA
- the pheS gene encoding phenylalanine--tRNA ligase subunit alpha, translating to MSENKKATQPAVELTETSLEAAAQRAIAAMDAATSLEELAVVRRDHLGDAAPIPQARRSLGSLPKQDRKEAGRLVNMARGKIEKHFAEVKIALEAKRNAEILVAETVDITVPSTRSQQGALHPITALSEAISDIFIALGWEISEGPEIEAEYFNFDALNFIPDHPARTLQDTFYVSSPGSGQVMRTHTSPVQIRTMLERDVPLYIACPGRVFRTDELDATHTPVFHQVEGLAVDKGLTMAHLRGTLDHLAKELFGPETRTRMRTNYFPFTEPSAEVDVWFPNKKGGAGWIEWGGCGMVNPAVLRAVGVDPEQYSGFAFGMGLERTLQFRNGLADMRDMVEGDIRFTLPFGVAS from the coding sequence GTGTCGGAAAATAAAAAAGCCACGCAGCCAGCAGTCGAATTGACCGAAACTTCACTCGAGGCTGCCGCGCAGCGAGCAATTGCGGCGATGGATGCAGCTACCTCTCTTGAGGAGCTAGCTGTAGTACGCCGCGACCACTTGGGCGATGCCGCCCCTATTCCACAAGCTCGCCGGAGCCTGGGAAGCTTGCCTAAGCAAGACCGTAAAGAGGCTGGCCGCTTAGTAAATATGGCGCGCGGTAAAATAGAAAAGCATTTTGCAGAAGTAAAAATAGCCTTAGAAGCTAAACGCAATGCTGAGATTCTAGTTGCTGAAACTGTTGATATAACAGTTCCTAGCACGCGTTCCCAACAAGGTGCCTTACATCCTATTACGGCTCTTTCTGAAGCCATTTCCGATATTTTTATTGCCTTAGGTTGGGAGATTTCTGAAGGCCCAGAAATCGAAGCCGAGTATTTCAATTTTGATGCTTTGAACTTCATCCCAGATCACCCAGCTCGCACTCTGCAGGATACCTTTTATGTGAGCTCTCCTGGATCTGGCCAAGTAATGCGCACCCATACCTCTCCGGTGCAGATTCGTACCATGTTGGAACGCGATGTTCCACTTTATATTGCCTGCCCAGGCCGAGTATTTCGGACTGATGAATTAGATGCAACGCACACTCCAGTTTTCCATCAAGTTGAAGGCCTGGCAGTAGATAAAGGCTTAACGATGGCCCATTTAAGAGGAACTCTAGACCATTTAGCCAAAGAACTATTTGGGCCGGAAACCCGCACCAGAATGCGAACTAACTACTTCCCTTTTACCGAGCCTTCTGCGGAAGTAGATGTCTGGTTCCCTAATAAAAAAGGTGGGGCAGGATGGATCGAGTGGGGCGGTTGCGGCATGGTAAACCCCGCAGTACTTCGCGCAGTAGGGGTTGATCCAGAGCAATATTCTGGTTTCGCCTTTGGAATGGGGCTGGAGCGCACCCTTCAATTCCGCAATGGCCTTGCTGACATGCGTGACATGGTCGAAGGCGATATCCGTTTCACTCTACCGTTCGGCGTGGCCTCTTAA
- the pheT gene encoding phenylalanine--tRNA ligase subunit beta: MLISQNWLTKLIGHANPGWQATAADLDAGFVRVGFETEGYANIPETTGKLVLGKVAEITELTGFKKPIRYCQVDVGSANGTGELQGIICGARNFETGDLVAVALPGAVLPGNFEISARETYGHISAGMICSASELGLTDKPTSGIINLGKDLNSLHLELGADLQEFLGLDDTIFDVNITPDRGYALSARGLVREVASAFNLNLVDIAATPAAIGCDIKVPDTLTKGPEVKLATETKTRRFGILKVSEIDSAAQTPFWIQRELLICGARPVNLATDITNYVMFLLGQPMHAFDAAKINGSIDIRYAQAGETLTTLDGVERKLDPADVVIADETGIQSLAGVMGGANSEISDNTTEVYLEAANWDALTVARTSRRLKLTSEASRRFERGVDPQLIEISLDLAASLLVTYGGGRVSSEKVLVGETPAMPVIEMRTSKPSEIAGVDYSLDTVTKRLEEVGCAVTHVGENFQIIPPSWRPDLNIPADLVEEVLRLEGLEDIPSVLPTPRGGHGYTQVQRRRRAVGHALAYGGYAEILPTPFIATDTFDIWELPADDPRRNVVKVQNPLESHHSIIGTTLLPSMLEAVGRNVSRGRTDLSLFGLQQVAFARAEKSPMLDVTARPEESALSQLLNSLPEQPLHVATVGTGNIEYQGPWGEGRSYTFADAIESARIVSRAAGVDLEVRAGQNLPWHPGRCAELLVDSVVVGYAGELHPQILQRLNLPARTCAMELDLNALPVVEKLPAPVLSAYPALHQDIALVVSEEVPAEEVRKAISAGAGELLEEVKLFDIYRSEQLGAGKKSLAFSMLFRAPDRTLTDAEANEARLQAAQLAAERFNAEMRA; encoded by the coding sequence ATGCTTATTTCTCAAAATTGGTTAACTAAACTAATTGGTCACGCTAACCCCGGATGGCAGGCCACAGCAGCAGACCTTGATGCAGGGTTTGTTCGAGTAGGTTTTGAAACTGAAGGTTATGCCAATATTCCAGAAACTACTGGGAAACTAGTGCTTGGCAAAGTCGCTGAAATTACCGAACTTACCGGTTTTAAAAAACCGATTCGTTACTGTCAGGTAGATGTAGGGTCTGCCAATGGTACCGGGGAACTGCAAGGCATTATTTGCGGAGCTCGCAATTTTGAAACTGGCGATCTGGTGGCAGTTGCGCTACCTGGAGCCGTATTACCAGGTAATTTTGAAATTTCAGCCCGTGAAACCTATGGGCATATTTCAGCCGGTATGATTTGCTCTGCTTCAGAGTTAGGCCTAACTGATAAGCCAACTTCTGGAATTATCAATCTTGGCAAAGACCTTAATTCCTTGCACTTGGAACTGGGAGCAGATCTGCAAGAATTCCTGGGTCTAGATGACACTATTTTTGATGTCAATATAACCCCGGATCGCGGGTATGCGCTATCTGCTCGTGGTTTAGTTCGCGAGGTAGCCTCTGCCTTTAACTTGAATTTGGTTGATATTGCCGCCACTCCAGCTGCAATTGGTTGCGATATCAAGGTGCCAGATACCCTAACTAAGGGCCCCGAAGTAAAACTTGCAACAGAAACTAAAACACGCCGTTTTGGCATTCTTAAAGTTTCTGAAATTGACTCGGCAGCGCAGACTCCTTTCTGGATCCAAAGAGAGCTTTTGATTTGTGGGGCTCGCCCGGTAAATCTGGCCACCGATATCACTAATTACGTAATGTTCTTGCTTGGTCAGCCCATGCATGCTTTTGATGCTGCCAAGATTAATGGAAGCATCGATATTAGATATGCCCAAGCTGGTGAAACTCTCACCACTCTTGATGGGGTAGAACGCAAGCTAGACCCAGCTGACGTCGTTATAGCTGATGAAACCGGGATCCAATCGCTAGCTGGTGTAATGGGTGGCGCTAATTCCGAAATTTCTGATAACACCACCGAGGTATATCTAGAAGCTGCTAACTGGGATGCCTTAACGGTAGCTCGTACCTCTAGAAGGCTAAAGCTAACTTCGGAAGCCTCTAGACGTTTTGAGCGCGGAGTAGATCCGCAACTAATTGAAATTTCTCTGGATCTCGCCGCCTCTCTGCTAGTAACCTACGGTGGAGGTAGGGTTAGCTCTGAAAAGGTTTTAGTAGGTGAAACTCCTGCGATGCCTGTAATTGAAATGCGCACGAGCAAACCCAGCGAAATCGCAGGAGTAGATTATTCTCTTGATACCGTTACTAAACGCCTGGAAGAAGTAGGTTGCGCGGTAACGCACGTAGGGGAGAATTTTCAAATAATCCCACCCTCGTGGCGCCCAGATTTAAATATTCCTGCTGACTTAGTAGAAGAAGTTTTACGCCTTGAAGGCTTGGAAGATATTCCTTCGGTGCTGCCGACCCCACGTGGTGGGCATGGATATACCCAGGTACAGCGGCGTCGCCGAGCTGTGGGACATGCCTTAGCTTATGGCGGTTATGCGGAAATTCTTCCTACGCCGTTCATCGCCACAGATACTTTTGATATTTGGGAATTACCGGCAGATGATCCACGACGAAACGTCGTAAAGGTACAAAATCCGCTCGAAAGCCACCATTCCATTATCGGAACTACGCTGCTTCCATCCATGCTAGAAGCAGTCGGTAGAAACGTGTCTCGCGGACGTACTGACTTGTCATTATTTGGTTTACAGCAGGTAGCTTTTGCGCGAGCAGAAAAATCCCCAATGCTAGATGTCACTGCGCGACCTGAAGAGTCCGCACTTTCGCAGTTATTAAATTCCTTGCCAGAACAACCCCTGCACGTAGCTACTGTTGGCACCGGTAATATCGAATATCAGGGTCCTTGGGGTGAGGGGCGCAGTTACACCTTCGCTGACGCAATTGAATCAGCACGCATAGTGTCCAGAGCTGCGGGGGTGGATTTAGAGGTCCGGGCTGGCCAGAATCTACCGTGGCATCCGGGTCGTTGTGCAGAATTGCTAGTTGACTCTGTAGTAGTTGGCTACGCCGGTGAATTGCATCCGCAGATTTTGCAGCGTTTGAATCTTCCAGCGCGCACCTGTGCCATGGAACTTGATTTGAATGCACTTCCGGTGGTTGAAAAATTGCCGGCGCCAGTTCTTTCAGCTTATCCAGCTTTGCATCAAGATATAGCACTAGTTGTATCTGAAGAGGTCCCAGCTGAAGAAGTACGAAAAGCTATCTCAGCAGGGGCAGGAGAACTCTTAGAGGAAGTTAAATTATTTGATATTTACCGCTCTGAGCAACTAGGGGCAGGTAAGAAATCCTTGGCCTTTTCTATGCTATTCCGAGCTCCAGACCGCACGCTTACTGATGCAGAAGCAAATGAGGCACGTTTGCAAGCTGCGCAACTAGCTGCAGAACGTTTTAATGCAGAGATGCGTGCTTAA
- the infC gene encoding translation initiation factor IF-3 has product MSAEARINERIRVPEVRLVGPNGEQVGIVRTEDALKLADEAGLDLVEVAPQAKPPVCKIMDYGKYRYEQDQKARESRRNQQQTVVKEQKFRPKIDTHDYETKKGNVVRFLEKGSKVKVTIMFRGREQSRPELGYRLLERLANDVAEYGVVESKPKQDGRNMTMVIGPLRKGKK; this is encoded by the coding sequence ATCAGCGCTGAAGCTCGCATTAATGAGCGAATCCGTGTCCCTGAGGTCCGTCTTGTAGGGCCCAATGGGGAGCAGGTTGGCATTGTCCGTACTGAGGACGCCCTAAAGCTTGCAGACGAAGCCGGCCTAGACCTCGTTGAGGTTGCCCCCCAAGCTAAGCCTCCAGTCTGCAAGATTATGGATTACGGCAAGTACCGCTACGAGCAAGATCAAAAGGCTCGTGAGTCTCGCCGCAACCAACAGCAGACTGTTGTCAAGGAGCAAAAATTCCGTCCCAAAATCGACACGCACGATTATGAGACGAAAAAAGGCAATGTGGTGCGTTTCCTTGAAAAGGGATCCAAAGTCAAGGTCACCATTATGTTCCGCGGCCGTGAGCAGTCACGCCCCGAGCTGGGCTATCGCCTACTAGAGCGTCTCGCAAATGATGTCGCTGAGTACGGCGTAGTGGAAAGTAAGCCTAAGCAAGATGGTCGCAATATGACAATGGTCATTGGCCCATTGCGCAAAGGCAAGAAGTAG
- the argC gene encoding N-acetyl-gamma-glutamyl-phosphate reductase, which translates to MSISIAIAGATGYAGGEIIRLVMQHPLYAQGEMHIGVLTGNSSAGLTGAEALPHIPALANQKIEKTDPDILAQHDVIFLALPHGHSARIAKAVGTGPVIIDCAADYRLRDAKAWDEFYGGEYAGSWPYGIPELPGHRAALKATRQVAVPGCFPTGATLAIYPALQAGLITPDITITSITGISGAGKKAAVSLLGAETMGSLKAYNTAGIHRHVPEIKQNLSAFVENEELRIGFTPVLAPLPRGILTVASAPLVNSELTTVEARKAYFQAYGAEACIQLLPEGIQPQTQHVLGSNLCQIQIEVDKNAGKLLMTSAIDNLTKGTAGAAVQCMNIVLGLPETSGLPLSGVAP; encoded by the coding sequence ATGTCAATTTCTATTGCAATCGCTGGTGCTACTGGGTATGCCGGTGGTGAGATTATCCGCTTAGTTATGCAGCATCCTCTTTATGCACAAGGAGAGATGCACATCGGAGTGCTCACCGGAAATTCTTCTGCCGGCTTAACTGGAGCAGAGGCACTGCCACATATTCCAGCTTTAGCTAATCAGAAAATTGAAAAAACTGATCCAGATATTCTTGCCCAGCACGATGTGATATTTCTTGCTTTGCCGCATGGGCATTCTGCTCGCATTGCGAAAGCCGTTGGCACTGGCCCGGTGATTATTGATTGTGCAGCAGATTATCGCCTTCGTGATGCAAAAGCGTGGGATGAATTCTACGGCGGCGAATATGCTGGTTCCTGGCCTTATGGTATCCCGGAGCTGCCAGGGCACCGGGCTGCACTAAAAGCAACTCGCCAAGTTGCTGTACCGGGATGTTTTCCGACGGGAGCCACTTTGGCTATATACCCAGCACTACAAGCAGGCCTGATTACTCCAGATATTACTATTACGTCCATTACTGGAATTTCTGGAGCTGGCAAAAAGGCCGCAGTTAGCTTATTAGGTGCTGAAACTATGGGCTCCTTAAAGGCCTATAATACTGCGGGAATACATCGCCATGTGCCTGAAATTAAGCAAAACCTTAGCGCTTTTGTAGAAAATGAAGAACTTAGAATTGGCTTTACCCCAGTTTTGGCGCCTTTGCCTCGAGGTATTCTGACGGTTGCTTCAGCGCCTTTAGTTAATTCTGAGCTAACTACTGTAGAAGCCCGAAAAGCATATTTTCAAGCTTATGGTGCAGAGGCCTGTATTCAATTATTACCTGAAGGTATTCAGCCACAAACTCAGCATGTTTTAGGTTCAAATTTATGCCAAATACAAATCGAAGTTGATAAAAATGCTGGAAAACTTCTGATGACTTCTGCTATCGATAATTTGACCAAAGGTACTGCAGGAGCTGCAGTGCAGTGTATGAATATAGTGCTTGGTTTGCCAGAAACGAGCGGTTTGCCATTATCTGGCGTAGCTCCATAA
- a CDS encoding MFS transporter: protein MNTAQEAPKLAGGTVVALVLALLAAVFAFQLNASMLSPALVVMEKELNATSAEIGLTQTAFFTAAALFSLFLPRWADLIGRRKVLVGMMIVLLAGCIVSALAPNVTILFFGRVIQGVAGPTVPMCLIMLRQQVPNEKQYGLLMGIITSVNGGIGGVDALAGGWLAGHMGFRSLFWVMAAFALAAMVTVRFGTIETTAKETYPMDWKGVVPIVIALAAALTAFNEAGKLANANWMLVGLLIVVAVVAFVIFWKVESTVRHPLVSIYYLKQRRTWALLLTTLLTMTGVFAVMNGLIPNFGQNAEVGPGIHADAVSWWTLTPYALAGLVMGPIAGLLAGKFGYKIILQVGLIATAVGLLIAIFVVGNSNKITLLLISLFVGIAYAGISNIMLNGMGIVLSPADNPGYLPGMNAAAFNLGAGLSFAILFAVFTVFVDSDPAAGFRSAIGTGAVILMLAFFASFLIPKPESLDDAVGEEAAVL, encoded by the coding sequence CTGAATACGGCGCAAGAAGCCCCAAAACTTGCGGGTGGCACAGTTGTAGCTTTAGTTTTGGCGCTATTAGCTGCTGTTTTTGCATTCCAATTGAATGCCTCGATGCTATCTCCTGCGCTTGTAGTTATGGAGAAAGAACTTAATGCAACCAGTGCAGAGATCGGTTTAACACAAACAGCTTTCTTTACTGCTGCTGCACTTTTCTCTTTATTTTTGCCCCGTTGGGCAGACTTAATTGGGCGTCGCAAGGTGCTGGTGGGCATGATGATAGTGCTCTTAGCTGGATGTATTGTTTCTGCCTTAGCTCCCAATGTCACTATTTTATTTTTTGGGCGGGTAATCCAAGGGGTAGCGGGACCTACAGTTCCCATGTGCCTGATTATGTTGCGTCAGCAAGTTCCTAACGAAAAACAATATGGCTTATTGATGGGAATTATTACCTCCGTTAATGGAGGAATCGGCGGGGTGGATGCATTAGCCGGGGGTTGGCTAGCAGGTCATATGGGCTTCCGTTCCTTATTTTGGGTAATGGCAGCTTTTGCCTTAGCTGCCATGGTCACAGTTCGTTTTGGGACTATAGAAACCACTGCTAAAGAAACCTATCCAATGGACTGGAAGGGTGTAGTACCAATCGTCATTGCCTTGGCTGCAGCACTTACTGCTTTCAATGAAGCTGGCAAGCTTGCCAATGCTAACTGGATGCTTGTTGGGTTACTGATCGTAGTTGCAGTAGTGGCCTTCGTAATTTTCTGGAAGGTTGAATCCACAGTTCGACATCCACTAGTTTCAATTTATTATTTGAAGCAGCGACGAACCTGGGCACTTTTGCTGACTACTTTGCTAACAATGACCGGCGTTTTTGCGGTCATGAATGGTTTGATTCCGAATTTCGGACAAAATGCGGAGGTAGGACCAGGTATTCACGCGGATGCAGTATCTTGGTGGACTTTAACTCCTTATGCCTTAGCCGGGCTTGTAATGGGCCCAATCGCTGGCCTCCTAGCTGGAAAATTTGGTTATAAAATTATTCTCCAGGTTGGGCTGATCGCAACTGCGGTAGGTCTACTTATTGCAATTTTTGTTGTTGGTAATTCCAATAAGATTACTTTGCTGCTGATTTCGCTATTTGTAGGTATCGCATATGCAGGTATCTCAAACATCATGCTAAACGGCATGGGTATTGTGCTGTCCCCGGCAGATAACCCGGGATACTTGCCAGGTATGAATGCCGCTGCTTTTAACCTAGGTGCCGGTCTCAGCTTCGCTATTCTCTTTGCCGTTTTCACTGTATTTGTTGATTCCGATCCCGCCGCTGGTTTCCGTAGTGCTATTGGCACTGGAGCCGTAATTCTCATGCTGGCATTCTTTGCTTCCTTCTTGATTCCTAAGCCTGAAAGTTTGGATGATGCTGTAGGTGAGGAAGCTGCAGTCCTCTAA
- a CDS encoding nucleoside hydrolase, translated as MSSTPTKVILDCDPGHDDAVAIILAAGNPKIELLGITTIGGNQTLPKVTRNALTVLTVINQLEIPVYAGCSRPLVREVEVAPDIHGDTGMEIHGYQLPEPAVDVVPNMHAVDYIIETVMNNEPGTIVLVPTGPLTNIAMAVRKEPRIAERVKEVVLMGGGYHVGNWSATAEFNIMVDPEAAHIVFNEKWPLTMVGLDLTHQALATKDVENQLRELNLNIADFMVGLFGFFRQAYKDAQGFDDPPVHDPCTLAYLIDPSVVSTQKVPLNVELHGELTLGMTVADFRAPAPADCHTQVAVKLDREKFWNLVIDAVKELS; from the coding sequence ATGTCTTCCACTCCCACTAAAGTGATTCTTGATTGCGATCCTGGTCACGATGATGCTGTAGCCATTATTTTGGCTGCCGGCAACCCAAAAATTGAGCTCCTCGGAATTACTACTATCGGTGGCAACCAAACATTGCCAAAAGTAACCCGCAACGCTCTAACTGTATTGACAGTTATCAATCAGCTTGAAATACCGGTATATGCAGGCTGTTCTCGTCCCTTAGTTCGGGAAGTTGAAGTAGCTCCAGATATTCATGGGGATACTGGGATGGAAATCCACGGCTACCAGCTGCCTGAGCCTGCGGTAGATGTGGTGCCCAATATGCATGCTGTTGATTATATTATTGAAACAGTTATGAATAATGAGCCCGGCACCATCGTTTTGGTCCCGACTGGACCGCTCACGAATATTGCTATGGCGGTGCGCAAAGAACCGCGCATTGCAGAACGGGTAAAAGAAGTTGTGCTCATGGGTGGGGGATACCATGTAGGCAACTGGTCTGCTACTGCCGAATTTAATATTATGGTTGACCCCGAAGCCGCCCATATTGTCTTTAATGAAAAATGGCCACTAACTATGGTTGGTTTGGATCTGACCCACCAAGCTTTGGCGACTAAGGACGTAGAAAATCAACTTCGAGAACTCAATCTCAATATCGCAGATTTTATGGTCGGTCTCTTTGGATTCTTCCGTCAGGCCTATAAAGATGCTCAAGGATTCGATGATCCGCCAGTACATGATCCTTGTACCTTGGCTTATTTAATTGATCCTTCTGTAGTTAGCACTCAGAAAGTTCCGCTAAATGTGGAGCTACACGGAGAATTAACATTGGGTATGACCGTTGCTGATTTCCGTGCCCCAGCTCCTGCCGACTGCCATACACAGGTTGCGGTAAAGCTGGATAGGGAGAAGTTCTGGAATTTGGTTATTGATGCAGTGAAGGAATTGAGCTAG
- the argJ gene encoding bifunctional glutamate N-acetyltransferase/amino-acid acetyltransferase ArgJ yields MSITKPLGFKAAATTAGIKASGKPDMALVLNEGPSFAAAAVFTRNQVCAAPVLVSKAVIGSGQCRGVIYNSGNANACTGTQGQADALAMQKQVGVALGVNPTEIAVCSTGIIGDFMPMDKVSAGIVSLVQNMGDNGLAASQAIMTTDTVSKNTIIEGQGWTLAAMGKGSGMMAPSLATMLVCITTDALVSSTDLDRALRAATAATFDVLDIDGSTSTNDTVILLSSGASGISPGYEEFSAAVLEACTDIAKQMQADAEGVTKRVKITVQGADSPADALVAARIVGRDNLFKCAMFGSDPNWGRVLAAVGMAPVELNPQEISVSFNGHLVCEHTAAVPGARDVDLSGPDINVLIDLGTGKPGEASVYTTDLSHAYVEINSAYST; encoded by the coding sequence ATGTCTATTACTAAACCACTAGGGTTTAAAGCAGCGGCTACTACAGCCGGAATTAAAGCCTCAGGTAAACCCGATATGGCTTTAGTTTTAAATGAAGGTCCCTCATTTGCTGCGGCCGCGGTATTTACTAGAAACCAGGTCTGTGCGGCACCTGTTTTAGTATCTAAAGCCGTTATTGGCAGTGGCCAATGCCGTGGAGTGATTTATAATTCTGGTAATGCCAATGCTTGTACGGGTACCCAAGGGCAAGCAGATGCGCTCGCGATGCAGAAGCAGGTGGGTGTGGCTTTAGGAGTGAATCCAACAGAAATTGCGGTTTGTTCTACTGGTATTATCGGCGACTTTATGCCTATGGATAAAGTTTCTGCAGGAATAGTATCCTTAGTCCAAAATATGGGAGATAATGGTTTAGCGGCTTCCCAAGCGATCATGACAACCGATACGGTATCTAAAAATACTATTATTGAAGGTCAAGGTTGGACTCTTGCCGCCATGGGAAAAGGCTCAGGCATGATGGCCCCTTCCTTAGCCACAATGTTAGTTTGCATAACTACGGATGCACTAGTCTCGAGTACTGATTTAGATAGAGCCTTAAGGGCAGCTACCGCAGCCACTTTTGATGTTTTAGATATTGACGGCTCAACTTCTACCAATGACACCGTGATTCTATTATCTTCGGGAGCTTCTGGAATTTCTCCGGGTTATGAAGAGTTTTCTGCCGCGGTATTGGAAGCTTGCACAGATATTGCTAAGCAAATGCAAGCTGATGCAGAGGGCGTAACTAAGCGGGTAAAAATTACAGTTCAAGGTGCTGATTCGCCAGCAGATGCCCTAGTAGCAGCCCGTATCGTGGGGCGCGATAATCTTTTTAAATGCGCAATGTTTGGCTCTGATCCTAATTGGGGCAGAGTTTTAGCCGCGGTGGGTATGGCTCCAGTGGAATTAAATCCTCAAGAGATTTCAGTCTCTTTTAATGGGCACCTTGTTTGTGAACATACAGCTGCTGTACCGGGAGCTCGCGATGTGGATCTAAGTGGCCCAGATATTAACGTTCTTATAGACCTTGGTACTGGAAAACCCGGCGAAGCAAGTGTTTATACCACTGATTTATCCCATGCTTATGTGGAAATTAATTCTGCATACAGCACCTAA